The Bombus huntii isolate Logan2020A chromosome 1, iyBomHunt1.1, whole genome shotgun sequence genome contains a region encoding:
- the LOC126865253 gene encoding WD repeat-containing protein 13-like, whose translation MWHQQVFALDAKYNAQRVNKLPTLGMLYIRRRNQLLKEKFSKDPNIRENYIKLRAKLLFLRYGENLEQNSFSSYTAEEEKSEIKTKLYNIQRKSIAESFAFDGMHHVFDQHNAPVMMLKFANNDRSKLCCASLDGLLSICDAISTPPKVIALLEGHKKGVTALDWSISNDLIVSSSLDGTIRLWNVLNPENNPTCLRVVNDQQRAEVLCCEFIPVNNNLIVAGNSQGLVQILNISTGIYTRNGSCKIGGKILSLTCEGSGGSIIWVGNDRGVIMSFQLESGSGRLTKLKRVQEIGGMISSLSWRSWLSKDAPWPALLVSSACNVVLLYHIIDNQGSLSLWTKYPIKHKQYLVRSTFCPQMETCLIATGSEDGTIHLLDSARKGKAAKINRLEGHATPTIALSFNYDESLLASADYQGLIILWRNRQRHI comes from the exons ATGTGGCATCAACAAGTTTTTGCTCTTGATGCTAAATACAATGCACAacgtgtaaataaattacCTACTTTAg GAATGCTTTATATTCGTCGTAGAAATCAACTGTTAAAAGAAAAGTTTAGTAAAGATCCAAATATTagagaaaattatataaaattaagagCAAAACTGTTATTTCTGCGATATGGCGAAAACTTAGAACAAAATAGTTTTAGTAGTTATACAGCTGAAGAAGAGAAATctgaaattaaaacaaaactTTATAATATACAACGAAAATCAATTGCAGAAAGTTTTGCCTTTGATGGAATGCATCATGTTTTTGATCAACACAATGCACCTGTAATGATGCTTAAGTTTGCAAATAATGATAGATCAAAGTTATGTTGTGCATCATTAGATGGATTATTATCGATATGTGATGCTATCAGTACTCCTCCAAAAGTGATAGCTTTATTGGAAGGACATAAAAAAGGTGTCACTGCATTAGACTGGAGTATTAGTAATGACCTTATAGTTTCATCTTCTCTAGATGGTACAATAAGACTTTGGAATGTCCTGAATCCAGAAAATAATCCAACTTGTTTACGAGTGGTTAATGATCAACAGCGAGCAGAAGTTTTATGCTGTGAATTTATACccgtaaataataatttgattgTTGCTGGTAATTCTCAAGGACTAGTACAGATTTTGAATATATCTACTGGTATATATACTCGCAATGGATCTTGCAAAATTGGTGGAAAA ATTCTGTCATTAACTTGTGAGGGTAGCGGTGGTTCCATAATATGGGTTGGAAATGATAGAGGAGTTATTATGTCATTTCAATTGGAATCAGGATCAGGACGATTAACGAAATTAAAGAGAGTACAAGAAATTGGTGGAATGATAAGTAGTCTTTCTTGGCGTTCATGGCTTTCAAAAGATGCTCCATGGCCAGCACTTTTAGTGAGCAGTGCTTGTAATGTAGTATTATTGTATCATATTATTGACAATCAAGGTTCTTTATCTCTGTGGACAAAATATCCAATAAAACACAA ACAATACCTTGTGAGGTCTACTTTTTGCCCACAAATGGAAACATGTTTAATAGCCACTGGTTCTGAAGATGGTACAATACATTTATTGGATTCAGCAAGAAAAGGCAAAGCAGCAAAAATCAACCGACTTGAAGGTCATGCAACACCGACAATTGCTTTATCTTTTAATTATGATGAATCTCTTCTTGCATCTGCGGATTATCAAGGACTTATTATTTTATGGCGTAATCGTCAACGTCATATATAA